A genomic window from Lotus japonicus ecotype B-129 chromosome 1, LjGifu_v1.2 includes:
- the LOC130712433 gene encoding probable pectinesterase/pectinesterase inhibitor 51, with protein MIRKPSKPLNSILPPFSRSILIILSMASLPFLFFLLFLSPPQQPPQPPPSPEIQQACKATRFPHQCRSSLSEPNLLPPNPTPLQIIQSAVAISSQNLHTARTMLKTIADSSAGNPARTTAAHTCLHVLHYSHHRTSLAADALPRGRTKDARAWMSAALAYQYNCWSGLKYVNDTAVVSETMAFLDSLTGLSSNALSMMLSYDIFGNDTASWSPPRTERDGLWEGVGSGGAGSLPPGVPEGLTPDVTVCKGGGQGCYATVQEAVNVAPDDGEGRFVIHIKEGVYEERVRVPLKKRNVVFLGDGMGKTVITGSANVGQTGMTTYESATVGVLGDGFMAKDLTFQNTAGPNAHQAVAFRSDSDLSVIENCEFIGNQDTLYAHSLRQFYKSCRILGNVDFIFGNSASIFQDCKILVRPRQARPEKGENNAITAQGRTDPAQSTGFVFHNCLINGTEEYMALYYSKPKKHKNYLGRPWKEYSRTVFIHSFLEDLITPQGWMPWTGDFALNTLYYGEFENSGPGSNLTQRVPWSSQVPAEHVSTYSVQSFIQGNDWIHHLSN; from the exons ATGATCAGAAAACCTTCTAAACCTTTAAACTCCATCCTCCCCCCATTCTCCAGATCCATCCTCATCATCCTCTCCATGGCTTCCCTtcccttcctcttcttcctcctcttcctctccccaccacaacaaccaccacaaccaccaccctcccCTGAAATCCAACAAGCCTGCAAGGCCACCCGCTTCCCTCACCAATGCCGCTCCTCTCTTTCCGAACCCAACCTCCTCCCTCCTAACCCAACCCCTCTCCAGATCATCCAATCCGCCGTCGCAATCTCCTCGCAAAACCTCCACACCGCGAGAACAATGCTGAAAACCATCGCGGACTCCTCCGCTGGAAACCCCGCCCGCACCACCGCCGCTCACACCTGCCTCCACGTCCTACACTACTCCCATCACCGCACCTCCCTCGCCGCCGACGCTCTCCCGCGCGGCCGGACAAAGGACGCGCGCGCCTGGATGAGCGCTGCTCTGGCTTACCAGTACAACTGCTGGTCCGGGCTCAAGTACGTCAACGACACCGCGGTTGTCTCCGAAACTATGGCGTTTCTGGATTCCCTCACCGGGCTCTCCAGCAACGCGCTCAGCATGATGCTCTCCTATGACATATTCGGGAATGACACGGCTTCCTGGAGCCCGCCGCGAACAGAGCGCGACGGGCTCTGGGAGGGGGTAGGGTCGGGCGGGGCAGGGTCGCTGCCGCCCGGTGTGCCAGAGGGACTGACGCCGGATGTTACCGTGTGCAAGGGCGGGGGCCAGGGGTGTTATGCGACGGTGCAGGAGGCGGTTAATGTGGCGCCGGATGACGGGGAAGGGAGGTTTGTGATTCACATTAAGGAAGGGGTTTATGAGGAGAGGGTTAGGGTTCCGTTGAAGAAGAGGAATGTGGTGTTCTTGGGTGATGGCATGGGTAAGACTGTGATCACGGGCTCTGCAAATGTGGGGCAGACGGGAATGACAACCTATGAATCAGCCACAGTTG GGGTTCTTGGGGATGGATTCATGGCTAAGGATCTGACCTTCCAAAACACAGCAGGTCCGAATGCTCACCAAGCAGTAGCATTCAGATCAGACAGTGATCTTTCTGTCATTGAAAACTGTGAATTCATAGGCAATCAAGATACTCTTTATGCTCATTCCCTGCGCCAGTTTTATAAATCTTGCCGAATCCTGGGCAATGTGGACTTCATCTTTGGAAACTCAGCGTCAATCTTCCAGGACTGCAAAATCCTGGTCCGTCCTAGGCAGGCCAGGCCAGAGAAGGGCGAGAACAATGCCATTACTGCACAAGGCAGGACAGACCCTGCTCAGTCGACCGGCTTTGTTTTCCATAACTGCTTGATTAATGGTACAGAGGAATATATGGCATTGTATTATAGCAAACCTAAAAAACACAAGAACTATCTGGGTAGGCCATGGAAGGAGTATTCTAGAACAgttttcattcattcattcttgGAAGACCTTATCACACCACAAGGTTGGATGCCATGGACAGGGGATTTTGCGCTGAACACACTTTACTATGGGGAATTCGAGAACTCGGGACCTGGTTCTAATTTGACTCAGAGGGTGCCCTGGAGTAGTCAGGTCCCGGCTGAGCATGTGTCTACATATTCAGTGCAGAGTTTCATTCAAGGAAATGATTGGATTCACCATCTCAGTAATTAG